A genomic window from Sporosarcina sp. Marseille-Q4063 includes:
- the yajC gene encoding preprotein translocase subunit YajC encodes MDTLMGLLPFIAMFAIMWFFLIRPAQKRQKETKSMQSQLKRGDQVITIGGIHGSIDAVDELTVYLKVADGTTLRFDRQAVGRVTEQA; translated from the coding sequence ATGGACACACTTATGGGGCTTTTACCGTTCATAGCAATGTTTGCAATCATGTGGTTTTTCCTGATCAGACCAGCTCAAAAGCGTCAAAAAGAAACAAAATCGATGCAGAGCCAGCTGAAACGCGGGGACCAAGTTATTACAATCGGTGGAATTCACGGATCGATTGATGCAGTTGACGAATTGACGGTGTATTTGAAAGTTGCAGATGGAACAACACTGCGCTTTGATAGACAAGCCGTTGGTCGCGTTACTGAACAAGCATAA
- a CDS encoding DUF421 domain-containing protein — MNDLLIIGFRTFFLYFFILLVLRVMGKREVGELGILDVVVFIIMAEVAAIAIEDPRNKLFHTVFPILLLLVIQLISSFISLKSKKFRDLVDGDPSVIIRNGKILEGEMRRQRYNLDDLFQQLREQQIGSVREVTFAFLEPSGNLSVFTKEDTQPVLALISDGIIQNRHIEIVGVTEQQLVDELTKLGINDIKHIFYCSYEKGTFQYQLKEEFQ, encoded by the coding sequence TTGAATGATTTATTAATAATCGGTTTTCGAACTTTCTTTTTATACTTTTTTATATTACTTGTCTTGCGTGTAATGGGGAAAAGGGAAGTCGGCGAACTCGGCATATTAGACGTTGTTGTTTTTATAATTATGGCTGAGGTAGCAGCAATTGCAATTGAGGATCCAAGAAATAAATTATTTCACACGGTTTTTCCAATCCTTTTACTTCTAGTCATCCAACTAATCTCGTCTTTTATATCATTGAAAAGTAAAAAATTCCGCGACCTTGTTGATGGTGATCCATCGGTTATTATACGAAATGGAAAAATATTAGAGGGCGAGATGAGACGACAACGCTATAATCTCGACGACCTATTCCAACAGCTTAGAGAGCAACAAATTGGTTCCGTCCGTGAAGTGACGTTTGCATTTTTAGAGCCATCTGGAAATCTTTCTGTATTTACCAAAGAAGATACACAACCCGTTCTGGCGCTTATTAGCGATGGAATCATACAGAATCGACATATTGAAATCGTTGGCGTCACTGAACAACAATTAGTCGACGAATTAACTAAATTGGGCATCAACGACATCAAACATATTTTTTATTGTTCGTATGAAAAAGGCACCTTTCAATATCAATTAAAAGAGGAATTTCAATAA